The following are encoded together in the Fundulus heteroclitus isolate FHET01 chromosome 19, MU-UCD_Fhet_4.1, whole genome shotgun sequence genome:
- the ythdf2 gene encoding YTH domain-containing family protein 2 → MSASSLLEQRPKGQANKVQNGAVTQKDTLNDDEFEPYLNTQARQSNAYTAMSDSYMPSYYSPSIGFSYSVNEAAWSTGGDPPMPYLASYGQLSNGEPHYLPDAMFGQPGPLGSNPFLGQHGFNFFPSGIDFSAWGNSSSQGQSGTPQSSGYSSSYAYAPSSLGGAMIDGQSPFAPAANEPLNKAPGMNSLDQGMAGLKIGGAAPGGNGEMAPKVVGSGLPGGGPLGPVSSVGPPSMPPVSIAPAKPASWADIASKPAKPQPKLKVKGGMAGANLPPPPIKHNMDIGTWDNKGPLPKAAAPQQVPPIPSNGQPPNQASPQPGATAAGTPQMPLSNGQLVPPVSQLGPHHLPPSGQPGMAQIPQPLSQGPPPPSQQQQQPPPPSQPARWVPPRNRANGFGDASGNGTGQSPPSSTSVGAVPGVPSEPHPVLEKLRMVNNYNPKDFDWNLKAGRVFIIKSYSEDDIHRSIKYNIWCSTEHGNKRLDAAYRSLAGKGPLYLLFSVNGSGHFCGVAEMRSPVDYNTSAGVWSQDKWKGRFDVRWIFVKDVPNSQLRHIRLENNENKPVTNSRDTQEVPLDKARQVLKIIAGYKHTTSIFDDFSHYEKRQEEEECVKKVEVQGSEPYPSNPSNRSHYRLQERQGRVK, encoded by the exons ATGTCAGCCAGCAGCCTCCTTGAACAG AGACCGAAAGGCCAAGCTAATAAAG TGCAAAACGGAGCTGTGACCCAAAAGGATACTTTGAATGACGACGAGTTTGAGCCTTACCTGAATACTCAGGCCAGACAG AGCAATGCCTATACGGCCATGTCAGACTCGTACATGCCCAGCTACTACAGCCCCTCCATCGGCTTCTCCTACTCCGTAAACGAGGCCGCCTGGTCCACCGGCGGGGACCCTCCTATGCCTTACCTGGCCTCCTACGGACAGCTGAGCAATGGCGAACCCCACTACCTCCCCGACGCCATGTTTGGCCAGCCGGGCCCCCTGGGCAGCAACCCGTTCCTGGGCCAGCACGGCTTCAACTTTTTCCCAAGCGGCATCGACTTCTCGGCGTGGGGCAACAGCAGCTCTCAGGGACAGTCGGGGACGCCGCAGAGCTCTggctacagcagcagctacGCCTACGCCCCCAGCTCGCTCGGGGGCGCCATGATTGACGGACAGTCTCCGTTCGCACCCGCTGCCAACGAGCCGCTCAACAAGGCGCCGGGCATGAACAGCCTGGACCAGGGCATGGCCGGCCTTAAAATCGGCGGCGCCGCCCCTGGTGGGAACGGAGAAATGGCGCCGAAGGTGGTCGGCTCCGGGCTGCCCGGCGGCGGGCCCCTGGGCCCCGTGTCTTCCGTCGGACCCCCCAGCATGCCCCCTGTCTCCATCGCCCCGGCCAAGCCAGCCTCCTGGGCCGACATCGCCAGCAAGCCCGCCAAGCCTCAGCCCAAGCTGAAAGTGAAGGGCGGCATGGCGGGCGCCAACCTGCCTCCTCCCCCCATCAAACACAACATGGACATTGGCACCTGGGACAACAAGGGCCCCCTGCCCAAAGCCGCCGCCCCTCAGCAGGTGCCCCCCATCCCCAGCAACGGCCAGCCGCCTAACCAGGCGTCCCCGCAGCCCGGAGCCACAGCTGCGGGGACCCCACAGATGCCTCTGAGCAACGGACAGCTGGTTCCACCCGTCTCCCAGCTGGGGCCGCATCACCTCCCCCCCTCCGGACAGCCGGGTATGGCCCAGATACCCCAGCCCCTCTCCCAGGGCCCTCCGCCGCcgagccagcagcagcagcagccgccgccgccttcTCAGCCCGCTCGCTGGGTCCCCCCGCGGAACCGGGCCAACGGGTTCGGAGACGCCAGCGGGAACGGGACGGGCCAGTCGCCCCCCTCCTCCACGAGCGTCGGCGCGGTTCCCGGCGTCCCCTCGGAGCCGCACCCCGTCCTGGAGAAGCTGCGCATGGTCAACAACTACAACCCCAAGGACTTTGACTGGAACCTGAAGGCGGGCCGCGTGTTCATCATCAAGAGCTACTCGGAGGACGACATCCACCGCTCCATCAAGTACAACATCTGGTGCAGCACGGAGCACGGCAACAAGCGGCTGGACGCCGCCTACCGCTCGCTGGCCGGCAAGGGCCCGCTCTACCTCCTGTTCAGCGTCAACGGGAGCGGCCACTTCTGCGGTGTGGCGGAGATGCGCTCACCGGTGGACTACAACACGTCTGCTGGCGTGTGGTCGCAGGACAAGTGGAAGGGCCGCTTCGACGTGCGCTGGATCTTTGTTAAAGACGTTCCCAACAGCCAGCTGAGGCACATTCGGCTGGAGAACAACGAGAACAAGCCGGTGACCAACTCTCGGGACACACAGGAGGTACCGCTGGACAAGGCCAGGCAGGTGTTAAAGATCATCGCCGGGTACAAACACACCACCTCCATCTTCGATGACTTTTCTCACTACGAGAAGcgccaggaggaggaggagtgtgTGAAAAAG GTGGAGGTCCAAGGCAGCGAGCCATATCCCAGCAACCCAAGCAACAGGAGTCATTACAGGCTTCAG gagcGTCAAGGACGAGTCAAGTAG